The following coding sequences are from one Elusimicrobium minutum Pei191 window:
- a CDS encoding polysaccharide deacetylase family protein — protein MPIYAYILIFITASAFCYTLRFKWWEKKKTGLLVLSYHNIGKPPKKSKFKQNWTEKEVFEKQLDYILSQGYTTLTFDDLNEIQNGAAQMPSKPLLITFNDGLKNNCLLLDILKQKKAKANIFFVFDAIDKYNLWQNSSKELWQDMLTSTQIKELLESGLVGFGSHSLSHKNLKNASYEEAEHEIKESKFRFEQKFGKEIYAFLPPGETQPSARTRELVFKSGYKFLFCGVPGINELPLNTEAPIKRITIERKHYFAWVKAKLNKAF, from the coding sequence ATGCCAATATACGCTTATATTTTAATTTTTATAACCGCCTCCGCATTTTGCTATACGCTGCGTTTTAAATGGTGGGAAAAGAAAAAAACGGGCCTTCTTGTTTTAAGCTACCATAATATAGGCAAACCTCCTAAAAAATCAAAATTTAAACAAAACTGGACAGAAAAAGAAGTTTTTGAAAAACAGCTTGATTATATTTTATCGCAAGGCTATACTACGCTTACGTTTGACGATTTGAATGAAATACAAAACGGCGCAGCACAAATGCCTTCAAAACCGCTGTTAATAACCTTTAATGACGGCCTTAAAAACAATTGCCTGCTTCTTGATATTCTTAAACAAAAAAAAGCTAAAGCGAATATATTTTTTGTTTTTGACGCTATTGATAAATACAACTTATGGCAAAACTCGTCCAAAGAATTATGGCAAGATATGCTTACCTCCACGCAAATAAAAGAACTTTTAGAATCAGGTTTAGTAGGGTTTGGGTCACACTCGTTATCGCATAAGAATTTAAAAAACGCTTCCTACGAAGAAGCTGAACATGAAATAAAAGAAAGCAAGTTCAGGTTTGAGCAAAAGTTCGGCAAAGAAATTTACGCCTTTCTCCCCCCCGGCGAAACACAGCCAAGCGCGCGCACGCGGGAACTTGTTTTTAAATCAGGCTACAAATTTTTATTTTGCGGAGTTCCGGGCATTAATGAACTGCCGCTTAATACAGAAGCTCCTATAAAAAGAATAACTATTGAAAGAAAACATTATTTTGCCTGGGTTAAAGCAAAATTAAACAAAGCTTTTTAA
- a CDS encoding glycosyltransferase family 9 protein has protein sequence MQKKFLLIRTDRIGDLISITPSISVLRKNFPHAYIAVLVSAYAADVIKNNPEIDEIITVKSFFKTLAEIRAKKFDVAIIFFLNTFVAWLTFLARISVRIGPVSKIWAVLLTKRIRQHRSKDLKHEAEYNLDLLKPLFVYYHPAKPKIYVPRKDDIKAKDYLQEKFGIGRRDITVMVHPGSKGSAARWPLPNYAMLVREIMAKHPEVKVMLTGAAAEQELLTETAGLCKPFKPLVLTDDITLSQFIAVINQCKIFISNSTGPLHIATALGKKTLSFYPNTKGCLPERWAPYGKGHAVLTPHDERLCPVNEKGCTPECMALITPQRAFENFERLLHSIHTAP, from the coding sequence ATGCAAAAAAAGTTTTTGCTTATAAGAACTGACCGAATAGGCGATTTAATTTCAATAACCCCGTCGATCTCCGTGCTTAGGAAAAATTTCCCGCATGCGTATATCGCCGTGCTTGTTTCCGCTTATGCGGCGGATGTTATAAAAAACAATCCCGAAATAGACGAAATTATAACAGTAAAATCTTTTTTTAAAACTTTAGCCGAAATAAGAGCTAAAAAATTTGACGTCGCCATAATTTTTTTCCTTAACACTTTTGTCGCCTGGCTTACATTTTTAGCCAGAATATCGGTAAGAATAGGCCCCGTATCTAAAATATGGGCTGTACTTTTAACAAAAAGGATAAGGCAGCACCGCTCCAAAGATTTAAAGCACGAGGCGGAATATAACCTTGACCTTTTAAAACCTTTATTTGTTTATTACCATCCCGCAAAGCCCAAAATTTATGTACCCAGAAAAGATGATATTAAAGCCAAAGATTATTTGCAGGAAAAATTCGGCATAGGCAGAAGGGACATAACCGTCATGGTGCACCCGGGATCAAAAGGCTCGGCCGCTAGATGGCCTTTACCCAATTATGCAATGCTGGTGCGTGAAATTATGGCAAAACACCCCGAAGTAAAGGTTATGCTTACCGGCGCCGCCGCAGAGCAGGAACTGCTTACTGAAACCGCCGGTTTATGTAAACCTTTTAAGCCTTTGGTTTTGACGGACGATATTACGCTTTCACAATTTATAGCCGTTATAAACCAGTGTAAAATTTTTATTTCAAATTCAACAGGTCCTTTGCATATAGCCACGGCACTGGGCAAGAAAACCCTTTCTTTTTACCCTAATACAAAAGGCTGCCTGCCCGAACGCTGGGCGCCTTACGGCAAAGGCCACGCCGTGCTTACACCGCACGATGAAAGGCTTTGCCCTGTTAATGAGAAAGGCTGCACGCCTGAATGCATGGCTTTAATAACGCCGCAAAGAGCTTTTGAAAATTTTGAAAGACTGTTGCATTCAATACATACAGCACCTTAA
- a CDS encoding hemolysin family protein encodes MVLIVIILMLILNALLAAYEMALASVSRTKLSILAQENRKGAASALFMKDHIEGSFAVVQIGITLVGALAAAAGGASSDEALSPILQNAFNISKRLADSLSVLLVVIPLSFVTIVFAELTPKTFAIKNKEFVVLTLSPVMRVAYKIMFPLVRLMEAIVGRLTKKSISHHSANDPKAVQKAAMEDLRAATAIASSSRLFGKTEEKIVLASAMFNVRKIKEIQLPIDQVYVLYANDNISQTLIKAHLDMHTRFPVCDVEDDRQTIIGYLNFKDIFFSTKISSGKETTARSIMRPIMRLDGDTMISTALQRMTREHQHISLVIDDNEQADKTITGIITLEDIFEELVGEIEDEYDYFPSYIRKFGSGIVASATSKMRDIYEELDLIASANMPYEITVEEWAKKKLGRPIFTNDRILADGMIMEPRKFRRHKMMEVMVTKDPEF; translated from the coding sequence ATGGTCCTAATAGTAATAATACTGATGTTAATCTTAAACGCCCTTCTAGCTGCGTATGAAATGGCCTTGGCTTCCGTTTCAAGAACAAAATTATCAATTTTAGCGCAGGAAAACAGAAAAGGCGCGGCCTCGGCCCTTTTTATGAAGGACCACATTGAAGGCAGCTTCGCCGTAGTACAGATAGGCATAACGCTTGTAGGCGCTTTAGCTGCGGCTGCGGGCGGGGCCAGCTCTGATGAGGCTTTATCCCCCATACTCCAAAACGCATTTAACATATCTAAACGTTTGGCGGACTCCTTGTCCGTACTTTTAGTTGTTATTCCTTTAAGTTTTGTAACCATTGTCTTCGCGGAGCTTACGCCAAAAACATTCGCTATTAAAAACAAAGAATTTGTGGTTTTAACCCTTTCACCGGTAATGAGAGTGGCTTACAAAATAATGTTTCCGTTAGTAAGGCTTATGGAAGCTATTGTCGGGCGTTTAACTAAGAAAAGTATTTCCCATCACTCCGCCAATGACCCTAAAGCCGTGCAAAAAGCCGCTATGGAAGATTTAAGGGCGGCTACCGCGATAGCATCATCCTCAAGATTATTCGGCAAAACCGAGGAAAAAATAGTGCTTGCGTCGGCCATGTTTAACGTGCGCAAAATTAAAGAAATACAACTGCCTATAGACCAGGTTTACGTTTTATACGCTAATGATAATATTTCCCAAACTCTTATAAAAGCGCATTTGGATATGCATACCAGGTTTCCCGTATGCGATGTTGAAGACGACAGGCAAACTATAATAGGATATTTAAATTTTAAAGATATTTTCTTTTCAACAAAAATTTCGAGCGGAAAAGAAACAACAGCCCGTTCAATCATGCGCCCCATCATGCGTTTAGACGGCGACACAATGATTTCAACCGCACTGCAAAGAATGACGCGCGAGCACCAGCATATAAGCCTTGTTATTGATGATAATGAACAGGCGGATAAAACTATTACGGGCATAATCACGCTTGAGGATATTTTTGAGGAGCTTGTAGGCGAAATTGAGGATGAGTACGATTACTTCCCCTCCTATATACGCAAGTTCGGCAGCGGTATAGTGGCAAGCGCGACTTCAAAAATGAGAGATATTTACGAAGAGCTTGATTTAATAGCGTCGGCTAATATGCCTTACGAAATTACTGTTGAGGAATGGGCCAAAAAGAAACTCGGCCGCCCTATATTTACCAACGACCGGATTTTGGCCGACGGCATGATAATGGAACCGCGCAAATTCCGCAGACATAAAATGATGGAAGTTATGGTAACAAAAGATCCGGAATTTTAA
- a CDS encoding ribonuclease HII, which translates to MNELQRFDCEILQKNSCALIGIDEAGRGPLAGPVVACAVCAPKEIYHLFEDVNDSKKLTDVKREKIYARINGYKIAYGVGFASAKEIDEINILQATFLAMRRACQKFLDINEALALVDGNHKIKDFLLPQQTVIDGDAKSFSIAMASVIAKVHRDRYMRKAHELYPVYGFDGHKGYGSGKHIAAIKEHGPCKEHRMTFAPLKNLNQLEFL; encoded by the coding sequence ATGAATGAACTGCAACGCTTTGATTGTGAGATACTGCAAAAAAATTCCTGCGCTTTAATAGGCATTGATGAAGCAGGCCGCGGCCCGCTTGCCGGCCCGGTGGTTGCGTGCGCCGTATGTGCGCCTAAAGAAATTTACCATTTATTTGAAGACGTTAACGACAGCAAAAAACTTACCGATGTTAAAAGAGAAAAGATTTATGCCCGTATTAACGGGTATAAAATAGCTTATGGCGTAGGGTTCGCCTCGGCCAAAGAAATAGACGAAATAAATATTTTACAGGCTACATTTTTAGCTATGAGAAGGGCCTGCCAAAAGTTTTTAGATATTAATGAAGCTCTTGCTTTGGTTGACGGCAACCATAAAATAAAAGATTTTCTTTTGCCGCAGCAGACGGTAATTGACGGCGACGCAAAATCCTTTAGCATAGCCATGGCAAGCGTTATAGCCAAAGTTCACAGGGACAGATATATGCGTAAAGCGCATGAACTTTACCCCGTTTACGGTTTTGACGGGCACAAAGGTTACGGCAGCGGTAAACATATAGCCGCAATTAAAGAGCATGGCCCGTGTAAAGAACATCGTATGACTTTTGCTCCTTTAAAAAATTTAAACCAGTTAGAGTTTCTATGA
- a CDS encoding YraN family protein, producing MNKLGVESENAAANFLKKNGYKIIARNYAVQTGEVDIIASQGGLLKQKTLVFIEVKGRAYKAYGGPLAAVTKAKQNKIISAATIYVKENFPKFDSIRFDVVTVVDGKIEHIENAFIPQRGTL from the coding sequence ATGAATAAACTTGGCGTTGAATCGGAAAATGCTGCTGCGAATTTCCTTAAAAAAAACGGTTATAAAATAATAGCCCGTAATTATGCCGTACAAACAGGCGAGGTTGACATAATAGCTTCGCAAGGCGGTTTATTAAAACAAAAAACGCTTGTGTTTATTGAGGTAAAAGGGCGCGCTTATAAGGCGTATGGCGGGCCTTTGGCAGCGGTAACAAAAGCTAAGCAAAATAAAATAATTTCCGCGGCGACTATATATGTTAAAGAAAATTTCCCAAAATTTGATAGTATAAGGTTTGACGTTGTAACTGTAGTAGACGGAAAAATTGAGCATATAGAAAATGCTTTTATACCACAGAGAGGAACTTTATGA
- a CDS encoding purine-nucleoside phosphorylase, whose protein sequence is MSQLAKVRKITAFINKKTKNFKPEIALITGSGLAGSVPELKNKTVIPYKNIPDFLNSTVSGHSGNLIFGTYKGKKLMVMQGRFHYYEGHCIKDIALAPRVMGMLGVKTLMVSAAVGSINAKLTPGSLAVLSDHINLMATNPLIGNYDPAFGQMFVDLSEAYDKKLVKLISSKAKKLKINNAPAVYIAVTGPNFETPSEIKAFRTLGADVVGMSVVHEVIASRQAGIKVCGCAWVTNLASGISKTPLSHAETLSETKKIEGKFKTLLENVIPEM, encoded by the coding sequence ATGAGCCAATTAGCCAAAGTGAGAAAGATAACAGCGTTTATTAACAAAAAAACAAAAAATTTTAAACCCGAAATAGCTTTAATTACAGGCAGCGGGCTTGCGGGCAGCGTGCCTGAACTTAAAAACAAAACAGTAATTCCTTATAAAAATATACCTGATTTTTTAAACAGCACCGTTTCGGGCCACAGCGGCAATTTAATTTTCGGTACATATAAAGGCAAAAAATTAATGGTTATGCAGGGCCGTTTTCACTATTACGAAGGACATTGTATTAAAGATATAGCCTTAGCTCCGCGCGTAATGGGCATGCTCGGCGTTAAAACTTTAATGGTATCGGCGGCGGTAGGGTCAATTAACGCTAAACTTACGCCAGGTTCTTTAGCAGTGTTATCTGACCATATTAACCTTATGGCAACAAACCCGCTTATCGGTAATTATGACCCGGCTTTCGGGCAGATGTTTGTTGATTTAAGTGAAGCGTATGATAAAAAACTTGTTAAATTAATTTCGTCAAAAGCTAAAAAATTAAAAATTAATAACGCCCCCGCCGTTTATATCGCGGTTACGGGCCCTAATTTTGAAACCCCTTCCGAAATTAAAGCTTTTAGAACTTTAGGCGCCGATGTCGTAGGTATGTCCGTTGTGCATGAGGTTATAGCCTCCAGGCAGGCGGGCATAAAAGTTTGCGGTTGCGCCTGGGTAACAAACCTGGCAAGCGGAATAAGTAAAACGCCGCTCAGCCACGCGGAAACGCTTTCGGAAACTAAAAAAATTGAAGGCAAATTTAAAACCCTTCTTGAAAACGTTATACCTGAAATGTAG
- a CDS encoding tetratricopeptide repeat protein — protein sequence MKKLIIFLSVCILGACASLPLPTSSEYVARGEGYHRDGKLEKAVKSFDKAVKINPGNAAAYASRGAAYFYMQDYEKASEDFIKAIDIDPANVAAYSALGASMAALGENEKALFFISKALENKPDNPESLLSRGSIFFAMEMYSDAVRDFSRVIELRPCVDAFIARAEAFKALGYNDYAEIDIQSAKSGRYPMHLNSLVNY from the coding sequence ATGAAAAAACTTATAATATTTTTATCCGTTTGTATATTGGGGGCGTGCGCTTCTTTACCGCTGCCCACTTCAAGCGAATATGTGGCCAGGGGTGAAGGTTACCACAGGGACGGCAAACTTGAAAAGGCCGTTAAATCTTTTGACAAGGCTGTTAAAATCAACCCTGGCAACGCGGCGGCTTACGCCTCACGCGGGGCGGCATATTTTTATATGCAAGATTATGAAAAAGCGTCCGAAGATTTTATTAAAGCTATTGATATTGACCCGGCTAATGTGGCGGCTTATTCCGCTTTGGGAGCTTCTATGGCCGCACTGGGGGAAAATGAAAAGGCGCTTTTCTTTATCTCAAAAGCGCTTGAAAATAAACCCGATAACCCCGAATCTTTGCTTTCAAGAGGCAGCATTTTTTTCGCTATGGAAATGTACTCTGACGCTGTAAGGGATTTTAGCCGTGTAATAGAGTTAAGGCCTTGCGTTGACGCTTTTATCGCGAGGGCGGAGGCTTTTAAAGCTCTCGGGTATAACGATTATGCGGAAATTGACATACAGTCCGCCAAATCGGGCCGTTACCCTATGCATTTAAATTCTTTGGTAAATTACTGA
- a CDS encoding type IV pilin protein, with amino-acid sequence MVIVLIIGILAAIAVLQYTKAVNKSRISALVIMAKTAKDAQNRYFLQHGNYQRRLGSS; translated from the coding sequence TTGGTAATTGTTTTAATTATAGGCATACTCGCCGCTATAGCCGTACTCCAATATACAAAAGCCGTTAATAAAAGCAGAATATCAGCTTTGGTTATAATGGCAAAAACGGCAAAAGACGCTCAGAACAGATATTTTTTACAACACGGCAATTACCAGCGGCGATTGGGAAGCTCTTGA